In Cucurbita pepo subsp. pepo cultivar mu-cu-16 chromosome LG10, ASM280686v2, whole genome shotgun sequence, the DNA window CAAACATGATATTCCACTTCAGAATCAAAACGCTAAGAGAATGAAACTGTGTGGTGAAGTAACAGGGAGAACTTAATTGGGTTTATGCTTCACCATTCAGAAGTTTTTTTGTTCAAGCAGGAAAACCATGTCCTTTTTGAGACCAAAGGGAAATCTTGTGTTAATTTTTAGGAAATCAGGAAGAATTTCAACAAGATTTCAAAGGGGGGATTTTGAATTTGGGATTATTTTTTGGTGGTTGGTTGTTTGAGATTAGCTGAGATAAATGGCTCCATGTGTTGTAATCAATCCTTCAGCATGAATGTAAATTCTTTGGAGTACCTTTGAGTTCATTAATTCTGTCAAataaattctcaattttttaggTAATTATCAGTTTGCCTCGTTGAAACTATCTGATctatatttaatgtttaaaaattctCATTATCATTTTACTATATTTAGGTATGTTCATGTCATTTGCGTACTACTTAAACACATAAAACTTAACCCATTTATCAagtaaaattcattaatttctaatataatatgttattaatttaataaaacaaaaaaaaattttaataaaattttccaaTCTTTTTATGAAAGTATTTATTANTAATTTCtaatataatatgttattaatttaataaaacaaaacttttttttaataaaattttccaaTCTTTTTATGAAAGTATTTATTAAGAACTtaataaccaaattttgagttatataaaatattaaagaccAAATTAACCTTATGTAATTGTTTTCAAAGAAATCAGGAAAAAAGGTCAAATCACAAGTCAAGGCTATCACTCATTCGCTCTGTTCTGAATcaacgtattttaaaaatgtgataTAAATACAGCTCAGTTCCTTGACACGAGATGGGGGAAGCGAAGGGTTTAAAGAATGGAAGAATCCCAATTGGTAATGGGTATTCAATCTAAATAATggatttgaaagaaagaatgaaatttgtAGATACATAAAATTGAAGCTAGCTGAGGGAGGGAATTCAATCAATGATCCAAATAATGTAGGCTTCAGCAACCTAAGAATGATCCACCAGCCGtaacaagaaaacaaactGATGCAATGCTATCCAAGCTAGAGCTTTGCACGAAGATGAACCTATTTTTCTCTCAGAATGGGCcatcctttttttattatgtcgTTGATCTTGACATCAATTTGCTTCTGAGTCTTCGGAGGACAGAGGTCTGCGGCGTACCCGTTCATATTTGCTGCCAAAGTGGACATCTCAAGCTCCTCTTCTGGCAAGTTGCCcattaattgaagaaaaaagggatTCCTCTTCAGCTCAAACTTCTGCGAGAAAATATGTAGTGTGAGTGAGATTTGACATGTAATGTCAACGATTCAATTTTTTAGCTACAAAGGTCTGGAGcaaaatttcgaaaaataaaaaatcagtTCTCAGAAGATGGGCCATCCATTCCGAAGCTATGATGCACTTCATCTTCAAACGGGAAAGTGGAGCTCGGAGTAGCAGTTCATAAAGTAACGCAAAGGCCACGACATCCTAAGCTTACTTGAGCTTCAAATAGGAAAAATGGGGATGTGGGTAGCAATTAACAAAGTAGGAAAAGACCAAAGACATCTCAATCTATCTGAACTGCAACATTTCTAGGTGAGTTGTATGTCAAGAAGCAGGAAAtcataaaacatgaaatttcGCCAGATAATTGCTTCAAATAATCATGTTAATCAATGATATTAACCTGATGTTCAGCCTCAGCAGGATAAAATGCTCCAAGTTCCTGAATTTGTGTAGTTACAGCGCTTCCTCTCGACTTCAGTtgctctttttctttgctGACAGCGGCCAGTCTAGATTCTTCAGTGTCATTAGTAAAAATGATAGATCTGATACAAAAGAGTAAATAATACCATTATCAAAGGTTAATTCTGTTTAAACCATGAGCTAGAATTTAGAATGTACCTATACTGGTTGCCCACATCAGGACCCTGTCCAAACACTTGCCTAGAATCATGACTGGACCAAAAAACCTCTAAGAGTTGCCTGAAACTAGTAAGCTTGGGATCATATTCGACCTGAAATGAATTACAAAGCATGTGATAAATAATCAGTCCCATTGAAACACACATGTAATGTAATGAAaccaacatttattttttttttatgaatctCAATAATCATATATCAATATATGATTCGAAATTTGTATCTTGAAAGAAGATTCTTTCGTCATTGTGTATGAGATTACATAGAACACAGAGCTAGGGCGAGGCCTCTCCAAATGATGCATCAACGATATATAAAGGTCAAGCACCGATCATAGAAAAGACACGTCAACCTATCTAGGATTAAGTGAAGTCACAGttgatttcaaaattatacaGAACATACAGCCTCACTTTAACAATTTCAATGCATGTAAGTGAAGAATATCTTGACTGAAAGGTGGGTTGTAGGTGCATAAATAGACAGTTTATTTTGAAGTTATGAACAATTCCTATTCCAGAAAAGAAGAGCATTGACAAATCGTcgacaagaaagaaaacaggATTTATTTAATCCATTTGCAAATCAGAGATCTGTAACAAACAAATTCGATATAAGCTCCCCTCAAAATGTGACATGAAACCAAATGTCGGGCAATTTAAACCTCATTCCTGCATCGCATAAGGAGAAtttcaagaaaacaaaatacaaatccGATCAACGAAGCAAAACGAGATTGAAAAGGTAAATATACAATATAACCAAACCTATAGACGGGATCTACCGAAGTAATGATGGCACAAACATTATCCGAAATGTAGAATACAGAAAATTCACAAAGtaaaatgaagatgaagaaatcagaaaaagaagaaatgtaaaggagaagagaaggtAAGAACCCGAACCCGGACAGACTCGGCATGATCCCCCAAGCTACGATACTCAGGATTCAGTTTAGTACCTCCGGCATAGCCGACGGTGGTCCGGACAACTCCATCCAAGCAACCAAAGACGGCTTCCGATCTCCAGAAACATCCCAAAGCGAAGACTGCCGTTTTCAAGGAGTGATGGCTTGACGGAATCTTGTTAGCGTCCGCAATCCGATTCGGGGTTCTGATACAACAAGATTTCCCAGACAGGAGAAAgacgaggaagaagacgattgTGAAAATGCGAAGGCAAATTGTGGTCTGCAAAAGCGCCATTACTGTCTGCAACACATGCGGGCAGAGCAGTTCGAGCACTTGAATCTTCATTTTAGCATTCATGGGCTCGAAAATTGAGCAGCATGGGCCTTATGGCCCGCAGCCCGCTAGAATATCAAAGCCCAGGCCCAATCAAAAGACCAGGCCCATTTTTAAGttactttaaatatttcaaatatattttagtataaaattaactttttttttactttaaatatttcaaataaaacatttattagatTACCGAGGAggcatttttaaaaagtaaataataaaccGTTCACagcttttaaataaataaataaataaataaataattcttcCGATGGagggaagaaaaatgaaatggccTAAAAACGAATTGACAACCTAATTTATAGTAATGTCGAAGTTGGTTCCCTAATCAGATTTAGCGGCAGTGGCTGCAGCTTGTCCTCTGAGTCTACCAGTTCTTCTTGCAGCAATGAGACCGACCTTCTGACCAGGCGGTGCATCCCGCCTGACTGTGCTGGCATGTCCAATGTGTTGGTGGTTACCTCCTCCGTGAGGATGCTCAACCGGGTTCATCGCAACACCGCGAACCTTAGGCCAGCTGTTCCTCTTCACTCTGAATTTGTGGTATGCACTACCAGCCTTAAGAAGGGGCTTCTCAGTCCTACCTCCACCTGCAACCTGCCCGACCATGGCTCGGCACCCACTTGGAACTATTTTCTTTGATCCAGATGGAAGCTTGATCCTGATGGTAATAATCAAGAGATGAACATAGTTCTTCAAGTGCAAATGGGGAAAAATGTTGAATGAATCAATACAAGCTAGAATCAAATGCCAGAAATCTGAGGAATGTATCTGTTCATTACCAATCACTAAAGGAATCTGAACGAAAAAGATGAAACAAGCAATTTAGCAACAAATATCAATTCAATTTAGCAACAAATATCAATTCAATTTAGCAACAGAAATGAATCATTGTCTTTGATTCTCAAATTCCAAGCCTAGGGCAGTCGTTCAACCAGCATTTTCAAATTCCAAGCCTAGAAACTAAGTAATCACTAGAATTGTTAGCTATATTGGAgcaaaaaatgatataatacTAACgcaaaacaacaaagaaaaacggTAAAACAAGTTAGGTTTCTATATGAGATCAAACGAATTAGACAGACTCAATAAAAATCATCGCCAAACCTGGAAGTGTCGTTATCAGGATTGTGACTGATAACAATTGCGTAATCTCCCGAGCACCTGGCAAAAACACCACGGTCACCGACATGGTGTTCAACGTTGCAGACAACAGCACCTTCAGGGATCGATCTTATCGGCAGGACATTTCCGACCACAAGATTTGCCTTCTTCCCGCAGTAAACAAATTGGCCAGTGTACATACCTTCCGCTGCAACAAACAGTTCATTCTGTTTCTTGTATCTGAAAGGATGGCGGAAGGAAACTCGAGCAAGCGGCGCTCCACGGCCTGGGTCGTGAACGATCTCAGTGACGACTCCTTTCAAATAACCATTTCGTTCCCCGAAATCGAGACTTCGGAACCTGGCTGGGCCCTTCCGATGATGTGTATGGGACCTGAAGACGGACCCCGCTCCCTTACGCTGAGCACGAATGACCCTTCCCATGGCGACTCCGTGAGATTGGAGAGTTTTAGCACACTACCGCACCCGATATTAGAAAGAACATAGGGTTGAGACGAATTTATATCACATCAAACTGAAACTCACTGTCCCACTCTGCAATCCGCCACGTAGACGAGGCCCAACTTTTATGGGCCTTTCGAGACTATCGGCCCAATAACTGGAAGGAAGCAAATAAATCCGGACAAgttaattcttttataatttaaactttataataattctttttagaatacctttatataatttattctaCGAAAATTTCCAACAaagtattaatattaaaatatttcattttccttagatttttttctaattttaattcaataatattaacctctaaaaataataattaatatcttatCCATTAAATTATTGTCGGATCAATCATCAAAAGATTCTAAAAGAATCTTAATATTAGTATATAAGGTCCTAAAATCGAACCCACGTGCTAATATTGAGTCTTCCTTTCATTAGGGTGTGGCCTACATCAACCAAATTTTCCTACTACAGATGTATGGTCTCCGAACTACTACCACAATGAATCGAAGACTTGGTTTCAAAGAATGTTGTCCTAAACTTACAATTATCCATTGTGTTATCGTAGTTAtcaatatcttattttatttttattaataaaaaatatttttccaagaaaagccaaaaaataaatatatggcTAATAATGGTAACATGAACTTTGAATAGTAATATTACTATTCATTGTGATTACCTTATCTTACCTTATCTCATTTctcgtgttttctttttgaatttttatagcCTCATATTATCTCTTACATATGTTTCATGTCATCGTgacctcaaaatttttattagatacatattcatatttaaaaaaaaaataataatttattagataaaaatgaatttattaaaaaaattaagttaaaacgaaaaaaacaaattttaagaattaaaacaaaaaatgattgTCTAAAAATTGGGTAAGAtatgcaaataataataaataaataaagggcGATGaagacaaaattaattaattttatatgtgAACAGTGTGTTTGTCATGTGATGAACTTTGTCTCCAACGTAATTAAGCACCGAAATTAGCTCATAATCCCTTTCTTTGAAACGTAAGCATCCCATAATCATCCAATTAAAATGATGTTAATCAATGAAAGATGACAAAACCACACTTAATTAGCCAATAATCAAGGGAGGATAAAAGTCATATTGTGCGGCTAAGCAAAGCACGGAAGGTATACAATACGCAGTGTTTGGTAGAATGATCCACCATGTGTGGACATCCCCAGCCCCTCTCCCATGTGCATTCTATTACTAAAAACGAAATCGTTATCAACTCCGACCAACTCAAAACTTGTGGATTTTAAGACGAGTTTAGATTATAAAACTTATTCCTTCTCATTTCATCGATTCAACCTAATAATCTCTCAAATTGATACGAGCCAATCATTAAAGAATTAGTGGTATCGAGCTAACGGAATGATGATTAGATATTTGAATTCTCGCCCACCTATGTTGTATTATGTTCATGCATTGCTTCCTAAGTTCTGGGTTGTTTAAGATAGTTATGAAGTCCAAATTATGGAGTGTAAGTAAAGTATGAACGGATGATGAAGCCTGCAACTTCTTTCTGTATATTAATAATGATTGATTCATGAAGAACATAAATGATTAGAAAAGAAGTTCAGCAAAAGGAGGAGGGCAAATTTAGCTCCTTCCAATTCCTTTTCCATTCAAGATTCAAGCaacttgaaagaaagaaagaaaaaaagaatcctGATCTGTTGATGGGTTGGTCTGAGCTCATGTGATCTTGATCATGGCTGTTAAGGAGCGAAAAACAACCTCTTCACAAGGTATGGTGATACCCATATCATGGTTGAAACCAAACTCCTCCTCTGCTCTGTGCAGCAGGCTCTGGAACTGTGGATGAGCCAGCCAGGAAATGGGGACAATGTGTCGGCTTCGGTTTTCTCCGACGTAGACTGCGAAGTGGCCTTTCGGCACGTCGTCGGGGAGGCCATCGTCGTTGCAGCCATTTCGCTTGCCGAAGCTTGAACATCTTTTGAGAATGTGTCTGATGGAGGCAGAGGGCTGAAGTAGATTACCCTTTTTGATAGCCATGTTGTATTGTAGGAGTATGTGTTTGTGTCTATGACTGATGGTgatgagagaaagagagagggattgagtttgaagttgaaaaaaaatggagagatTAAAGAGGTATTTAAGaggaagaataagaagaagaatgagaacAAAATCATGTGAGATGTGGGAGTAAACAGCAGACCACAAGAGTTCTTCTAAGCCTATTCTGTATTAGAAGAGTTGCGTATGCCAACCCAGGTGGGCCATTTCGCTACCCAGTTGCGTCTTTTGGGCACACAACATGGAGCCCTCTCCCAAGgatcaaatttttattccTAATCCaacttataatatttttctaagtACTAGCAATGTCCTCAAACAACCTTCCAAACAACGTTCCGTGACTAAAATGTTCTCTTGGATTACGCTACAAAGAACAACATTTAGATATATCAACTTTTCGTCGAACATCCCGACGAgaaaatctttctttcattttctagaCGGTAAAGGCAAAGCTAACGAGTTTAGTCAAACAACGTAATGAGTCTAAGGGCAGAATCaaacttgaaaggaaaaactccTATCTCGCTCCGTTGTACATCCCTTACCAGGCAGTTTTCGCAAGAACGCAACTGGATTTCTGTCTTCCTCTTGAATGATAGTTTTGCAATAGTATTAAAGGGTCAAGAGTAATATTATAAGAAAgcataaccaaaaaaaaaaaaaaaaaaattgccaaaaataaacaaatagaGAATGGGGAGATGAATTAGATGGATTGGTTCAAATTGGGTAACCTGAATGCCACATCAAGGTTCAGGTGAAATGAGTTAGAACATTGTGTATTGACAAAGAAATCCCCACCACCCACCAACTCCAAACTTATACTTAAAAATTACCCGGAAGCCAACATTTTCTATGTAAATAATATAAcatgaattgaatttattgaattatattgaTAGACCACATGGGCAGTCAAGCAAAGGCTCActtgagaggagaacgaaacatacCTTACGATAGTGTGAAAATATCCtttaatagacacgttttaaaatcgagactgatgacgatacgtaacaaatCAACGcacacaatatctactggcacAATAAAAGAGTTACCAAAATATTTACTCAAACAGGGAGATCCAAGAAATAGACAGCTGATGAGAAAGTTGGAAGCAAAAGGCAAGTATTTCGGGGATGCCAGAGCCTCTTAATCAAAGACGTgccataaaatgaaaagaaagaggaaaatgtTTCCCACATGAGAGCCCGTAAATGTCAGTTTCCCAGTAATATTTATGGCagaaaacaacattttcaCGACTTCCTAATATCTAGGCTACACAAGCCACCACAAGATTGAAAGACCAAACTTGAGATTTTGTCTTATATATTTTGGGGGAAAATGAAACCCGACTGAGGATGAATATGATTGGACCACCTATATTCAATCCAAATCCTGAGGCTGTGTATCACCAGAACAATCCACGCAAGTAGGGAATTGTTTTCCAACTCAGTTACGGAGTGGTCCAAGTCCAGGACATACGGTTCTACTTTCGGGCACGAAGTGGGATGGATTTGACTTTAGTACCTTATTTTAGGTAGTGGACCATAGAGACGAaactttgttcttcattttcaagtcTCTGCGTACTGGTCTGTCCCCTTGGATTACAGAAGTTTGTCTATGAAAGCTCAGCTCATCTCAGCTCAAAGCTAGGCCACCCACCATCCACAAATTTATCCCCCTGTAGAGTATTGCCACATTTTAGCGATTCAAAATCCGTCGCTCTCCTAGACTGTTTGTTACTTGCACCTGAATGTGAAATGAAACATCTATAAATGTTAATAATAAACAATGCCGAGAGATGAAAGGACACATATTGAGTAAGGACAGTTATTATGCTCCAGCCATCTTTAAACTACAGAAATTTGTCTTCGAAAGCTCAGCTCAAATCTAGACCACCCACCATCCAAAAATTAGTCACCCCTGGTACATTTAAGCAATTCAAAATCCATCGCGCTCCACCTGTTACCTgaatgtaaaataaaacatctatAAATGTTAATAGTAAATAATGTTGAGAAATGAAAGGATATATAATCTTCCCGTTAGTTTCCCTTGAATGTCTCCACATCAAAAGACCACCCATGTGGCAATCCTCACAAGTTCACGATACTAGAGAGttctattcaaaataatttgtcTGGTATAAATGAGCACCACTCATTTATCCAGCCTTACTCTGCTGATTGGCTTCAATTTCCTATGTTCCAAGGCCAAAAGCAATCTCGTCGGCTATGATATAAGCAGCCACTCTGCCGATCCAACCAACGCAGGACTGCCGAATTcacctcttttcttttccactcGCACCCTATTGAGAATTCTCAGGATATATGGGTAGAGCTCCCAACTGCATTCACCAATTTCATAAAAGCAAGCTTTTCAATTCATTGTGGGGGCGAAGAAATGGAGCTTCAATGATtacaataatgtcatcaacttAAAGCtattgagtttgaaaattgttCTAATTTCCATGTAATGATGTTAATGCAGCCTGAAGCAATAAATGCGAGAATAGATAGACATTATCCATAGAAACAGCTGTCTACACAATCTGCGAGCAGCAGGAAAATGATGAAGGAAGAGAGAAGGATAAGCTATCATTTTCCGTATTTCCTGTGCAGCGCAGGCCATTTTTTCTGAGGAACAATAGACAGTTTCCTTTTAGCACATGGCAACctgaaaatttgataaatagtTCACGACCATGTTTATCAGATCAAAAACAAGATTGTTAAGAATAAAAGCGAAGGCAACTACTCCAGTCTTCGGTGTaaagaaaatcttaaataGTGCAAcatcataattttatatattctcCTTGTGCTATAAGgagaatatataaaaaggaaagaactattaatgaaaatattctGGCTTCCATTCCAAGTTTGTGcacctacaaaaaaaaatagcaataCCAATAAACTTACCACTATgcatgattttgaaatttatattggTAAACCAAGAACACCATAACATACATTGAGGATTCAAGCAACTATATTATTTCAGTTCACAATGATCGATCATAAATTACAGTCTTCTGGAGCTCTTCTGAAGCATCTTGAGGACTTGGGGCCGAGACAAAAAAGATTGGATTTGCGAGTGGAAGATGGATCTGTGGTGCCGTTAAACAATTTATCAACCTACTCAACAATTTATGAACCTGTGTTTTGGAGAGAAAGCAAAAATGCTAAAATTGTATTCTTAGCCTTGGTCCCTAGCCTTTGAGAGGATCATAACCACAATATGATAGAGTTCGAGAAACGTAGCCCAAAATTCACATCACCCCAAATGATGTTCTAGGAGAAGATGGAGAAGAGGAGGTTGACCACATATTTGGTCATTGAATTTTCCTGGAAAGTTTGAGAAAAGCTCTAAGCTACTTCTAATGAATTAGGCTCCAGGTCTTAATTCAAAGCTAAAGTTGCATTCAGATCTAACTACTGTTTGGAAGATTTCAACAGAGAAACAGCAGAATTTTTTAGGATTGGAGAATTCTTTTGGAGTCTGAAATTAAGCAAGGTTTGAGGTTGAATATTTTTAGCCACTAATTCTTGGCCCGTTGGATTTTGCAACGGATCACTAGTTCTTCCTTCCCCTGCatattcattttcatcaatGCAGATGTGAGgggattaaataaaaaatggatgaTTACAAAGTATCGCAGGAGCATAAGTTAGATAACAATATTACTAAGAGTGACAGATGctactttaattataaaaatatcacCTTAATTGCATggatattaaagaaaaactcGATACATCATTGTTTACATGGACCTGAACCATGAGAACTGGCAGGTAAACCTAATTACATGGA includes these proteins:
- the LOC111804343 gene encoding peptide methionine sulfoxide reductase A5-like, whose translation is MNAKMKIQVLELLCPHVLQTVMALLQTTICLRIFTIVFFLVFLLSGKSCCIRTPNRIADANKIPSSHHSLKTAVFALGCFWRSEAVFGCLDGVVRTTVGYAGGTKLNPEYRSLGDHAESVRVEYDPKLTSFRQLLEVFWSSHDSRQVFGQGPDVGNQYRSIIFTNDTEESRLAAVSKEKEQLKSRGSAVTTQIQELGAFYPAEAEHQKFELKRNPFFLQLMGNLPEEELEMSTLAANMNGYAADLCPPKTQKQIDVKINDIIKKGWPILREK
- the LOC111804344 gene encoding 60S ribosomal protein L8-1-like encodes the protein MGRVIRAQRKGAGSVFRSHTHHRKGPARFRSLDFGERNGYLKGVVTEIVHDPGRGAPLARVSFRHPFRYKKQNELFVAAEGMYTGQFVYCGKKANLVVGNVLPIRSIPEGAVVCNVEHHVGDRGVFARCSGDYAIVISHNPDNDTSRIKLPSGSKKIVPSGCRAMVGQVAGGGRTEKPLLKAGSAYHKFRVKRNSWPKVRGVAMNPVEHPHGGGNHQHIGHASTVRRDAPPGQKVGLIAARRTGRLRGQAAATAAKSD
- the LOC111804365 gene encoding auxin-responsive protein SAUR50-like; this translates as MAIKKGNLLQPSASIRHILKRCSSFGKRNGCNDDGLPDDVPKGHFAVYVGENRSRHIVPISWLAHPQFQSLLHRAEEEFGFNHDMGITIPCEEVVFRSLTAMIKIT